Genomic DNA from Channa argus isolate prfri chromosome 10, Channa argus male v1.0, whole genome shotgun sequence:
ACCTCAGCTGTGGCCCCTCCTCCCCAGCCTAAACCAGGCAGCTCCTCGCAGCAAGACCGGAAGGTTCCCCCACCCATCGGCACAGAGCGGCTGGCCAGGATCAGGCAGACTGGTTCGGTCAATCCACCTCTTCTCACCACCAGCTACACGGCATCTGTTGGGCAAGGAGGCATTTGGTCGTTTGGGGTCGGCAGCGCTTCAGGTAAGATCCAAATTTTTgtattgcatttcttttttaaaccctCTTCCTTTCTTACAAGAAAGACTTGAGCCTGGGTATGGGATAAACTGTTATCATAGAAGTGTGACTTAACCAAAGCCATACATTTCTGTCTCATTAACAGTGATATCTAGCAATTTAGCTATAACcctttctgttttgttacagAAGCCATGTCTGGTTGGTCCCAGCCCCTGATGAGCAGCCACATGATGCACCCTCAGCTACAGGCAGAGCAGTCGGCCTTCTCTCAGCACCAGCCAATGGAGCAGGACGACACAGGCATTGCAAACCCTGCTAACAGCTACCACCAGCCTCAACATTTGCCCAACAGTTACATGGACTTCCCAAAGGTAACGCAGAACCATACCTCTGCATTTAGGCACTGCTCCTCTGTGCATTTCTCACCAGTTATCTGTTGTCTGTTCAGGGGATGCCTATGTCAATGTATGGAGGAACCATGTTGCCCCCTCATCCTCCCATGGCAGAGGGGCCAGGGGGACCAATGTACAATGGTTTGCACGCTGGTGATCCTGCATGGAGTCCTATCATCAAAGTGGTCCCAAACAATGCAGATAACTCTGATCCACAGCAGCAGGTAATGGCCAAGCTCTCAAATCATATTCTTGAAATGTCAGTTTTCTGTTTCTCCCATTTGtctgacatattttattactttctttGATTTTTGCACCTCTCTCCTTCAGGTCTGGCCGGGTACCTGGGCACCTCATGTGGGCAATGTGCACCTGAACCACGTCAACTAGACGATGTCCACaccaattaaacacacacagcatgacCCACATCACAAACGTGAAAATAATAACTGGCGAATATGACCGgaaaagacaaagtaaaaaggaaaacgTACAATATATTAACTTTAGTAGTGACCTGACAGAGCAGAGCTGAGTTTGAAGAATTGGGGGTTGTCTTCACACCATTCTTCAATGTGCCTATCTTAAACAAAGTGAGGAAATTGGGCGATCTTTGTCCTGATGATGCAAACAAACATGCGCAATTACCTGTTCAACAGGATCCATTGTCTGCGTAGTTTAGCAACTTTGACTTAAACCCACATACACTGTTCTTGGGCTGCAGGGGGCTCAACATGAAGTAGCTATTTAAACTTGGCCCAGAACTAGATGATTACCTAAACAGAAATCAGAACCTTTTAGAGTGGTAAATACATGTATAATTGTTTACATACTAAAAAGGGTTAAAATGAGAGTAAATTTCATGTCATATAGTGGCTCTACTTTATGTAGCCTGtattaatgtgaaatatttaccttaatattcaataaaaagattcaaaagtatttgtgtcattttatgaaatgatgttcattacttatttttattttcgtTATGATTAAACAACTCAGTTTGTTTATCTTGAAGTTGTTAAGCTCCAGGCTGTTAGTGCTGGGACATGATGTTAGCTATGTCTATATGCTGATTCATTTCCATCAAACTCACACACTCGGGGAAACTATTGATCCTCAGACAGAAGCTCAGGCACAGTCAGCTGAGAGAGCATGGTGTGGAGGAGCTCTTCCATGATGGTCTTGAATGTAAACAGGATACTGGTATAGATTTCCCACTTGTCCAAATGTTTGAGGATTTATTGCAGTCAAAAGTTGACTAAATTATTCCTAGACCTGTTTGCCAATTAAGCAAACTGTGACTTTCTAACGGGGTCAATTATTGCTTCAAGGTGGGATAGGAGGAGTCTGTTGTGGCCACATAGATCAGAGCTACCAGTCTGTAGCCCTTAAGCTATGTGATTCTGTTTTGTTAGCGAGTGGAACTCTGGTTGACCCTGCAAAATTGGACGGGTTGAATTTGTCTGTGTATATGTGGGCTAGTTGGTCAGCCAGGTAATTTGTTTGGAACCTCAGCTTCTCAGCCTGCCTCTCTGTAGCTTCTATGCATGGCTTTCCTGTAGAGGTCTTTATTGCACCCCTGGTTGGTTGAGACGTCGCTGTTCCTCAGTATACCATAGCTTGTCATGTACCTTACCTGAGTACAGTAGTCCTCACATGAATAGATGTAGTTCAGATGGTATGTGTCAGTGTCTTAAAATGCTCCAATCTGCAAGGAAGATAATGTCTTCCCTTGTCTGTCTTGTCTCTGTTGTCGCTGCAGGCTTAATGTGTTAAACCCTCTGTCTATATGTTGGGATTGGGTGAATTAAACAATGATCAGAGAGACCTAAAGCTACATGGAGAGCAGAATAACTTGCATCTTTAATGGATATTGGAGATAATGTGAATATTTCTAGGGTTGATTGCAGATTAAAAGACATGATCTAAAACAATTGCactaaaggaaattaaaaatgtgttttaatatatgTGGCAGCACAGTGATGGGGGTGGCAAGTGCTGCATTACAATTAGAAGGTCCCCGATCCAAATCTACTGGAGTTTGAAGGTTTTTCCTGTGCTTGCTGGGTTATGTCCAGGTATTCTATTCTCTCAATCCGAAGAGATACGACCgtaaattgcctgtagatgtgagtatgaatggttttctgtctgtgtatgtctctctgagatggactggagacctgtacAGAGAGtactcctcttcttcctcaatGACAGCTCTATTtctctgtgaccctgaacaggataaataATGGAtgctgtttaacatttttaaatggccaATTTTAGAGAGGTCTATAAATTAATGCCTATGTTTCTGGACAGCGGGTGTCCATAAGTCAAAGTGTCATTGTGCAACACACTTATACACCTAAGGTGCTCCTGGTGGGACAGGCAAGTAtattgcatggcagccaccatcactgatgtgttggtgtgtgtgtttgaatgagaagcaatattATAAAATGCTTGGGGTATCCAtaagtttgaaatgtgttgtttaagcgcagacaatttaaaaatccTGAGAAAATCAACACAGGGTAACGTGTAAgtgttttataattttctcTACATGTTTTGGCATATTTACCATAATCtgtataatttaaatacatattagTAATTTTACATTCGTTCTTGATGTATGAGTAAAATACTTGTAGATTATCGgctaaatacttttatttgagtaaaaaggttgaaaatgttcttgtagtggaattttcttttttccactgaCCCGTAACcagttctttttcttcttctgatcTTACGGTTGAAGTATTTATTTCTCTTCTACTCAGTGCACAGGCTCCGTAGTGCCACACATCTTCACCAGACACCAGGAATTTGAAACAATGCTGCCACTTAGTGATGACAGTAGGAATTACTGAAGAGACATTTAGGTTAATTtcttaaaacatatatttaagtgaactttgttttgtttatccACGTTTTTAAGACAACGGCCTGTAGTCCACACCACAAACACTATGAGGTTCATATCAGAGCGGACATTGAATGAAGTActgttgtgtaaaatgaattaaacaaaagaacCAGGTGTCATTTAACCTTCAATGCGGTATTTTAGAATTTCTAGCGTATGTCACCATGCTCCTACATCACAGATGTAGACCCCGCCTCTCGACCTATGAACGGATAAATGGCTACAGATACTGGATGTATGGATAGACAATCTGGGTGTATATTATGCCTGTTTAATTCATGACATGCAGACGCCAGGAGGAGATACACACTTGACGCAGGTGGCTTTCTCGCTTGATGTCAACGTATCGGGACCTTTATTGTGAAGTGACGGGATTAAGCGGAAGTGGTGTTAGTTATTTCCTCAGTTGGTTTTGCAATTGAAGGTAGACATGGCGGCGGCCACAACACCATCAATGCAAGAGGAAACATCAAACACATCGTCGTCACGATCTGTGCCGTTTAATTTCTCTCAGCCCCCGATTATCGAAGGGTTTAACCCTTTGCCGAGGGCCAAGGATGAGTCCTTCAAAGAAAAATTGATTAGGAAAACCAAGGAGAACCCATTCGTCCCTCTAGGTGAGTTATACAAGTGCTGCACCGAAGAAGTCGTCAGGGGCCTCGTTACGTTAGTTTAATATCTATCTAGGTGATTAAAAGGTTAGCTGGTTAGCATAGCTCGTAACAATCACAGTCTAATAGTGTGCTTTTTGGAAATAATCTTGAGCTAAGAACTGTTTAAAACGCAAACAACCCCAAACAAACCTACTGTGCATTTGCCAGTTTGCATAATTCCCCGTTAAAGTCACTTGCCATTGACATTTTGTGGAATTTTTAACATTGTAGCTGAAGCCGAAGATGTTGGAAGTTGGGATCAGATACGCAGTTTCTGCGTCAGTATTTTAAAGGGAAAGTTAAGTGAAGCCTAAATGACGTAACAGAGCGACATTTTCTTCGGGTTTTTCTGTTATAAATAGCTGTTTGACATTCTAGAGGCAATCTCAGCACTctctgaaaactgaattttatgAAAACATAGTTTTAGTTatgtaaaaactttattttattcgTGACAGCTTAACAAAGGACCATTATAGTCGTTTTCAATCAGTGGACCATGTAAGACCAAGTCAAGCTATTTATAACAGTATCAGGAAAAATGTTGCTATACTTTTTTTAGGTTTATAATTTACCCTTACCATTTATTTGACCTTGTCTAGTCTTTTGTTATCCACGTTGAGGTTCAAATTATGAAATTCGTAGATCTTagtgaaatactgtatgtggggTAGCACATTACATGGGGTTCATTGGAAAATCTTTGTAACAAGTTTTGAGTATAAATATATGGACAGACATTGTTGGTCTTTTCCCTCTTATTTATTACCTCTACATTGTTATTTGGTCCTGTCTATAATTCCTGACCTGATGTATCTTTTCCAGGCTGTTTGGGAACAGCAGGAGCACTCATGTATGGTCTTCGTGCCTTCCATCAAGGGAAAACCAGGCAGTCCCAGTTACTAATGCGAGGACGTATCTTTGCTCAAGGCTTCACTGTAGTTGCCCTTATAGTTGGTGTTATTGGCACAGCTCTGAAGCCCAAGCAATAAAGGTGGACCAATCTCTCATCTCTGCCATCGTTCCTTTAACTTTGAAACAGCTTGGGTTCAAATTGAAAGTGTTGAGCTTTTTCAGTGAACTGAAATAACATATTATGTTACTGCATTGTTCACATACCTATGTTGAGGCCAACATTACTTATTGTTTAAAAACTGACTTCCTCATAGTGATAAAATAGTTGGCTTCTGGTTTCTGCTATGGGACAATAAAATAGAATCTGGTCATTACCAGACCAATTATTCTGGATTTTTCTTTTAGTATTATTGAAGCAAAATGTTGATATGGTTCTCTCTGCTCTTCGGGTAGGTTGGATTTCTGATTTTTCTGTATATAGTCTTTGAAATGACCTATATAACACCCATGCCTTCTGATATAAGTTTAAGCCAGGTGTCTTGTGTTTCAGACTACAACAGTTATTGAGAAGAAACACTCCAAGTATGTTGGGTGGTGATTTCAAGATGTGCAATTGCATTCCTATGAAGAGGATTTTGGTAGCCAAAATTCAGGGAACATTCCTTAAacttacgttttacacatcttggAATATGAATAATATGGCAATTGACCATAACTTTAGCTCTGCACACAATTTGATTACCTCACGGACATTAACAGTTTAAGCTGTAAATGAACgaaaacaaatgtgtatgaACCCCCCCCCCGCCAAATAATGGACATTAATTTAGGTGATCATACTCCACACTTTATTTTCCAATTCACTTTTAacattcacttttttcagtattCATAATGTCCAAATAGGCAACATGTGAGCAATGTGCAGACATTACAGTTTTAATGGACACCTTATGgatcaaaactaaaaacttgGTGTAACACAAAATGTTGCATAAAACTTTAACTTAAAAAGCCCTGTGAAATGGGAAATCACACCATTTGTCATGTAAACTCTAAATTTAGATCATAGCAGAAATCTTTGGTTGGTGTTCTTATTTTGCAGAAGTCTTGCCTAATTGATATCCATCTCACTACAGTCAAACTAGAGTAAAAGCTAGATCAAAAGGCCACAGAGCTTATGTATGAGAGAATATGCTAGCTACTTTAAATATGGTAGAGTACAATACAACAAATATGAATCAAAGAATTTAAGATTTTACACTGATGTGAGGCATAAGTGGTTACAATCCTTAATTGATTTGTATTTGACACTaactgaaatacaaatattgGCAAACTCGTACAACAAAGCTGACCTAACAACAACTTATGAgttaaagggaaagaaaaatgtttaacttaaaataacaatatattctTAAGTATAGCTGTGATAAAACTGACTGGCTAAAAGAGGCTGTAACAATAGAGCATTCCATCTTCTCACAGGAGTGTAAGATCgagtatattatttatatataataggCATCAAGAAAGGCGAGAAGTTGTCAGAGGTTATAAACCTACCAGGAATTTTATGGAAAATGGTAAACAAACTTGTCTTATGTAAAGTGAGGTTAAAACTGAAAAGGCAATGTTTCTAGAATAAAATTCCACCCAACGTCCTAGCGAACTAGAGGGGCCTGTTTGAGAGAGATGAGGACAGAGCGCATTCGAGAAACATCCTTGGcctgtttgttggtttttggaTTGAAGTCACAGAGACGGGCTACTCTCTCCCATTCAGATCCTGGACTGTCCCCATCGCTTTCTGCCAGGAAAGCTTCCTCTGATGCTCTACAGGTTGGAGGGAAGacaagagagagaaattaaTGACTTGCAATATTACAGggatttcatttcagtttttacaagAGCAAATCTTGTCTAAGCCAAACGTGGTGCTCTACCACTAAATTCAATTACATTAATAACACCTGGACAAACTGATATAAAACATGTCTTCATGCATTTACTTATACCAATTATGTACTTTATTGGAAATGGTTAATGTTCATTATATCCTATGGTCTACATAGGTAAATAGAAATGCCAAAAATGAACATAAACTGCACAGAAATACCGAATAAGgcgttaaaacaaacaaacaaaaaaacgtaaTTTCCGTGCATTAGCATGCATCAGGTAAAAATCAACTGATTGTAATTCATGAGTTAGGGCATACAATTGTAAAAAGCACAAGAATTCTAAACCTACACAAAGCCTATAACATCAGAGTTGGGCTGTTTGTAGAAAGCCTTGTCAGCAATCCTAGTAATGCAGGCAAGGGCAAGAAAGCaggaaaaagaaggagaaaggagaaaggTTTAAGTGTTGACAACAGGCAGAGAAAAATTAGGGTCTGTGTTAAAAGAAATAGTGcacaaaaatggtaaaatgtaatGACTACACACTATCTGTACTACTGTTGCCTGTAGTGGATTTTAGTTAGACTGAGGTGTGGATGAAAcctgtgatgtttttgtgccgTTTGCATTCCTTTCAGCATTGTAACTGACCACAGTTCTAGAATAGCATCTCATCTGAGAATTGTCTCTAAATGCTTTCATAGACACATAAACTGGAAGAAAACTAGAGCCATATATTAGGAGTGACACCATGCCAGTCTTAAAAGAAGAATGGGTTAGcttgttccaaaaaaaaaaaagggcaacatTTTTGTAAGCACAATATACCTGATTCTGATAATGTACAACACTGACTACAACAATTTCAAAGCAGGCAAACTGGCTTTATATTAGCAataaattttacaaaataaccACCTAACATGATAAAGCCTCATTTGTATAATGTGGCCACAACATTGCATCTGACTGCCTTGACATGcacagtaaaatgtacattttgaatGATTTGtatcaagaaaaaaatataatctcCCAATACC
This window encodes:
- the higd2a gene encoding HIG1 domain family member 2A, mitochondrial; the protein is MAAATTPSMQEETSNTSSSRSVPFNFSQPPIIEGFNPLPRAKDESFKEKLIRKTKENPFVPLGCLGTAGALMYGLRAFHQGKTRQSQLLMRGRIFAQGFTVVALIVGVIGTALKPKQ